The sequence ATGCTGTCCCTGCAGTTTGTGGCTCATCCGAACTGCCAGCAGCAGTTACTGACGCTGTGGTATGAGAATCTATCAGGCCTAAGGCAGCAGTCAATCGGCGTGAAGTGTTGGACAGTGCTGGGAGTGATGGTTGGCCTGCCATTTCTTGCTATTGCATATTGGATTATGCCCTGCAGCAAAGTACATCATCATCATTCAGAATCAATTCATTTAATAACATTGGGCAGACTTCTCTTTTTCTTCCATTGTTaaatgcatttctgcatttgCTCTTTTCTCCAGGTGGGCCAGGTTCTCCGCAGTCCCTTTATGAAGTTTGTAGCTCACGCCGTCTCATTCACCCTCTTCCTCTGTCTTCTGGTTCTCAATGCATCCGACCGCTTCGCAGGAGTCAAAAACCTTCCTAACGAAACCATCACTGATCATCCACGGCAGATCTTTCGCATTAAAACCACTCAGTTCTCATGGACAGAGATGTTGATAATGGAATGGGTGCTTGGTGAGTATCAGTCAAGCATCATATGCCTAGATTATAGGTAATCTTGGGTCAGAAAGAGTGTGAATAAAATAGGAAATCTCTTAGAAAGTAGCACTATTAACACCTTGAATGCAGGTGAGACAGTTTTCACATTTACAGTTGATTTGCAAAATTTCATTGACGGAATCGAGTCGTTCAAATAGGAATCAGCACATTTCACTTATGTTGGTCACGCGAAATCGCCACGCTACAAGCAAGACAATAGTAACCAGTCaattgttcagttcagttcagatcTCTAGAATAATCTGTAATTGATTATGTCATATTTCAAGCATGATAAATGAACCCCATTTCTTTTCTTTGATTCTCCTGATCAGGAATGATCTGGACGGAGTGTAAGGAGGTTTGGGCTGATGGGCCACGAGAATACATCATGCATTTGTGGAATGTGTTAGACTTCGGCATGCTATCTGTCTTCGTGGCATCATTCACCGCACGGTTCATGGCTTTCCTGCGAGCCTCTCATGCACAGCTGTATGTGGATTTGTACGTGACTAATGCAGACTTGATCAATGCCTCGTTACCAGAAGACGTGGCCTACTTCACTTATGGTATGTTGCAAAAATAAAGAATCTGtatattcaacaaataaaaatctaaagtgaactgtaaaatactgtatcaGTATCAAAGACCAGGTCTTTTTCTGTTCTCAATCATATGCTTATTATGCATGCATGCCGCACAGACTTTCTTGCAGCtgtctgaaatgaaacaaaaggcTGCCATCAAGTGGTGACACCAAAATAATGCCTCTTCTCTCTCAGCCAGGAACAGGTGGCTTCCCTCAGATCCTCAGCTCATCTCTGAGGGCTTGTACTCTATCGCTGTGGTGCTCAGTTTCTCACGTATCGCCTACGTCCTGCCAGCAAACGAGAGTTTCGGACCCTTACAAATATCTCTTGGGCGCACGGTGAaggatatttttaaattcatggtCATCTTCATCATGGTCTTCCTTGCCTTCATGATCGGCATGTTTAATTTGTATTCCTATTACTTGGGAGCTAAATATAATCCTGCTTTCACCACGTAAGTCCAAAAAAGTTACAACGACAAATACTATATTTCGAATTTActtgttaaagggatagatcacccccccaaaaaataaataaaaatatatattttaaaaaaatctatcatatTCCCCATTGTTTTGTTACAAATTAGAGGcttttacacaaaacacaaaagtagatgtTTTGCTGAATGTTTTGCAACAAAAGATGAAATTAGTCTATTTGACTTATACACAATTCAAAGGTTTTAGGGTCAGTAtgattactctctctctctctctctctctctctcttaaagaaATTAGTAATTTCATTCAACAagggacacattaaattgtatgaaagtgacagtaaacatatttatgttacaaaaaaaatctatttcagataaatgttgtatatgaactttctattcatctgagaatcttgaaaaaaagtattgtggtttctacaaaaatattaagtagcaaaatgtttcaacattgataataatataaaacatttcttgagcagtaaatcagcatattagaatgatttctgaaggatcatgtgacactgaagactggagtaatgatgtcaaaaattcagtaaaatgtaattttaaaatctattcaaatagaacaaagttattttaattaatcattaataaaatattactgtttttactgtattcttcatcaaataaatgcagtcttgctgagCATAATAGTGACCAAGAAcattataaaaaatcttacagactccaaatgtttgaatggtagtgtataataaaattttaatataatatggaATTGAAGCCAAAAATCTTCCTCTCAGATCTCAGATTAATATCTTACATTTTGGTGTATGAAAACAGCAGCTCAGACAatatctcaaaagaaaaaaaaatatataagcactatttttgaatgttaaaataacattttgcatgTATGTATCTGTTGCAGGGTAGAGGAAAGCTTTAAAACACTGTTCTGGTCCATCTTTGGTTTATCTGAGGTGATCTCTGTGGTTTTGAAGTACGATCATAAGTTCATTGAGAACATTGGGTATGTGCTCTTTGGGGTCTATAATGTCACAATGGTGGTGGTCCTGCTCAACATGCTCATAGCCATGATCAACCACTCATACCAGGAGATTGAGGTGAGACAAATGtccttttgaaaataataataataatactcaaaaGGATAGTTTGTCATGCATATGTTTATATTTGCGTGTGTGAGAACAGGAGGACGCTGATGTAGAATGGAAGTTTGCTCGTGCAAAGCTGTGGCTCTCCTATTTTGATGAAGGCAGCACTCTTCCACCCCCCTTTAATCTAATACCCAGCCCCAAATCCTTCTATTACATGGCTCAGCGCACTAAAGCATGCCTAGTGAGTTTGTGCAAGGCCAGGGTTCGTAGCAACAGCAGCCAGCAGGACGTGGGAATGGCCAATTCACGCTCTAAGGTCAGAGTTCAGCAAGGATTTTCAGAGTGTTCAAATGTAGAAATCGCAGGTTGTAATTTTGATATCTTTTCAGCTTGGTCGGTTTCGACCCTACCATGCACAAGAGGGCTTCACGGTTAGAAATCCCATTAAACACCCCACAAGATATCAGGTACTGATTGATTTTTATCCTAAAACTTATATGtacataaatcatatatatatatatatatatatatatagtgaaatgtCGTTCTAAACGTTCTTAATCTCACAGAAACTCATGAAGCGTCTCATCAAGCGGTATGTCTTAAAAGCTCAAATTGACAGTGAAAGTGATGAGATCAATGAAGGTAAGACTCATTTATTCATCCATTAGTGTCTCTTGTGTGATTTACTTGTGTGaccataaacacatttctttgaTTGATGTCTAGCAATAAACCGTAAAGTGTTAAAAATGGCCGTAACTGTGATTTTGGTGTCAAGTTTTACTTGAAACCCTTTAAACCCTTGTTTTCATGTGCCTTTTTTCTCAGGTGAGTTGAAGGAAATCAAGCAGGACATTTCCAGCCTCCGCTATGAGCTCCTTGAGGAAAAGTCACAGGCCACTGAAGAACTTGCTGAATTGATTCAGGAGCTTGGAGACAAACTCAGCAAAGGAACCAAGAGACCATGAAAAATGAACTCTTGTGATTGTAGCTGAAAGTGTCCTGGGCCGAGTCTAGATCTGCTGAAATATTTAGTTTAGATAAAAACTTTAAAGTCTCTTTATACTCTTAATCTGTTTTAGGTAGGTATGATTTGTGTGTAGGATGCAATTTAATAAAGTCATTTAATAACTCTAACTCAGGAGAGACTTAATGctgtagaataataataaattcagatGAATGTATTATCACAATATCTAGATTATTAACATGACAACAACAGAGCTAAATGTGTTAGTACTGAGATTAGTTCTCAGTCCTGGTCCTGTATCCCAGATATGGTCTTGGAGGTATGACGTATGGGATtatgataaaaacaaatgtgttttaaataacatAGCCATCCAAAATTTGCATGGGGAACTCCATGCAATACAATTCCTccccgcctctctctctctctctctctctctctctctctctctctctctctattttttatttttaatcttgtaTCATgaagaataattatattttgtctaaagaaaATGATGCCTTTTTAAAGACTGTTAAAGGTtttacattgtgacattatttccaTGAGAGTTAGGTATATTTCCCTTCCAAGTCAATaatgcagtaaaataaaatgtcaaataaaatcattttcatttctcaaaacaaacaaatgaaaaaaagtcacaatgcaAACTGATCCTAATGGAAGGCTTGGTTTTCTTTATGGAAAGTAGaagtgaataaaaacaacaacagggaTGTGTGTGTTAGTACTGAATTTTATGACAATGTATTGTCAGGTTtcagtatgaaaataaaatagtaaaagtgCCTGCTTATACTTAAGTTATTGATAGCATGTttcaatattagtatttttattttaaacaaacgtAAAGTATTTCTTGCAGAGTTGCAGTtttgaaacaaaccaaaaataatattgtgctttTAAAACAGAAGGGTGCATCTCATAAAAACTGTCAAGAGTCTGGGTCATATTTTagctaaaaagaaaataaagaagttaaagtttttattttgtttaaagaaattaataattttattttatattataccattataaatattgtaatatattacagtattaaaggggtgcaaatattattttttaagcaaaataatgtgtacaaattatgcaaaaatgtttcagaatttgatttgatttcactACACCAAATATAGGTCTTTAtctttgctttgtttattttttattatttaattacttattgtTAGTATAATattcttgttatttttattttgtatctatTTGTTATGTGGGTTGTCACCAGTGGTGGGCTAGTtactcaaaaaaatttaatatattactcattgctagttactcctttcaaaagtaatattattatgttacttattaatttctgaattaaaaataaaataaaataaacaataataataaaaagtcattgTTTCACCCTTTTTGTTTGACAGTAAAGTCCTCCAATCACAGAGCTCCAAATACACCCCCCAATGCGTGGCGTTTTCAGGAAGTGATACTAAATGGAATTCTGCCTTTTCCCCCACGTGAGCCTCCACCGAAACACCACGCGCAGCCAGCAGGACCAAACCGGCTGCTAACGATAAGTGTATCACGTCACTGAGAAACAGCGGCGAGCGAGCTGTGGACCACAAAGTAACTGCCGTACGGACGCGGCGGAGCGCATAATTCTAGTCTGTGAGTACAGTGCGATAATAAAATTGCTTCGAGAAACCTGACTacgtgttaaaaaaataaaatcatagctAAAGGGGGGTTTCGCGCGATCGGCGCGTGGCAGGGATGTTCTCGGGCGCGAGAGGCCCGCGCGCAGGGTTGTTTTAGCCAGTTAGCGCGTGCAACTTTAGTCGCGCTTTTCTCCTCTATTCACAACAGAccttattttaatcaaataacaaCTCTGTCTGACCCCCGGTCGGTCTTTTCAGATTTCCATTGTGTACGATCCGCTTTGAAAAAAACTGCTAATCAAGCACTTGGCGCTAGCAAGCTAAAGTTGGATTCTCTTTTTCAGCAGGTCCAGACAGCGCGAGGAAGATGGCGGACGACCCCAGCGCAGCGGACAGGAACGTGGAAATCTGGAAGATTAAGAAGTTGATCAAAAGCCTTGAGGCGGCCCGAGGGTGAGGCTCGCTCCGTCGGATCCTCTAGAGTTGTATACAGCTGTTGAATGACAAACAGTAGCACCTCCGATGCGCGATTCGTTTCGTTCTTTGGGGGGACCACATGCTAACCAGCTTGCTAACAGCTGTTGGGGAGAGCAGCATGGTGGACGCAGAACGATACCGCGCACTGTACAGCGCTTCATTTCGATAATAATGTTGGTTTTAGGATAAAGTGCGGGAAACGTTAACTGTGGTATCGTTTgaaatgtaaagcactttgtggaTGACGTCTTAAAATGAGTTCGTGGAGATGACGTTTGTTTAATGGGTGAAACCCTGCTAAATAGACTACGTTTTGTTTCTATTAAGTAATTAGGTTTTTTAAGCGTCGTTTTAATATCACGATATAAACATTGTTGTAGATGAATACTGTCTTAGTGTTAATGGCGTAATGCAACCAGTCGccgttagttcaccccaaaaatgaattttctgtcattttcttaCAGCCATATTgatctaatctttttttttgtttatggagaaaatgtaaatgaattgaGTGAACTATCTATTTTATGCTGACTTGAAGATGTATTTGATATCCCTCAACCAGTATGCCCATAAACGGTTTAGATTTTATCATATATTGGCTTGACACTTTGACAAAGTTAGGTTATTTGATGCGTTGTGTGTACAATTCCATTGAAAAGTTTGGTATCAGTGAGATGATGCATTCAATCgacatttgtaatgttgcaaAGATTCCATTcagaaaaaatgctttattttttcagcaaagaTTATTGAAACAAAATGGTCAGTTAACATAAAGATAtcaagcagcgcaactgtttccaacattgataatgataattgaattgattttaaaaggTATTTCTTGAGCGCCAAACCAGCATATTCGAAATCGaggtgatttctgaaggatcatgtgacactgaagactggagtaatggctgctgaatattcagctttgccattacagtaatacactttaaaatatatttaaatagaaaacacactttaaattcggaaaatattactgtattttgagcaAATTCTGGCTTGGTAAGCGTAACTGATaacgttttaaaataataataataataatcttgctgaccctaaacttttgaaacggTACTGTATGTTAATGAAAGTCTCAGCCTGCTCTTATATTTCTGTTATATTGTTTGCTTCTCAGAAATGGCACTAGTATGATTTCCCTCATCATCCCACCCAAGGATCAGATCTCGCGTGTTGCGAAGATGTTGGCCGATGAGTTCGGCACGGCTTCGAACATCAAGAGCAGAGTCAACAGACTCTCCGTGCTGGGAGCCATTACCTCAGTACAGCAGAGACTCAAACTCTACAACAAAGGTAAATGAGCGGGCTTAGCTTCATCTATGATCTTTCACAGCCATTTAACTTCCCAGATGATTGAATTTTATTGCACTTGGTATGTTTATCTTTTCTGAAATGGTGCCGTTTAAATATTAAACTGGCAGTCCATATATATTTGCTGTGTATGTGTGGGTACAATTGGGCGTTGCATCTGATTTAATCTTTTCAATAGGTGTGGTCTCTCCTGATCCCCCTCCCATAAATCATCTGTTTATCTTGCAGTGCCTCCTAATGGCCTGGTGGTGTATTGTGGCACTATAGTGACAGAGGAAGGCAAAGAGAAGAAAGTAAACATTGATTTTGAGCCTTTTAAACCAATCAATACATCCTTGTATTTATGTGACAACAAGTTCCATACTGAGGTaagatctgtctgtctgtctatctatctaatgtaCTAAAACATTGTAACacctaatataatttttttttgtgtccacAGGCTCTAACAGCTCTGCTGTCAGACGACAGCAAGTTCGGCTTCATTGTGATTGATGGTAGTGGTGCCCTGTTTGGGACTTTACAAGGCAACACAAGGGAGGTGTTGCACAAATTTACTGTGGACCTGCCCAAAAAACACGGTAAACATCTTCAAATTGCTTACTGAGGCTATTTTCATTCTATTATGGAATTTAGTGTTTACAAGCTTGCTTCCTTAAACTCTAGGTAGAGGAGGACAGTCCGCTCTTCGATTTGCACGTTTGAGGATGGAGAAGAGACATAACTATGTGCGTAAGGTAGCAGAGACGGCAGTGCAACTCTTCGTGTCCAATGACAAGGTCAACGTGGCAGGACTGGTTCTTGCCGGATCGGCTGATTTCAAGACGGAGCTCAGCCAGTCAGACATGTTTGATCCGGTAAGTTCTCATTGCATCAAATGATTTACAACCTTTATTAATCAGTCTGCTTGTTTTCTGACTTTGGTTCTTCTGCACATGTAGAGGTTACAAGCGAAGGTTCTGAAGCTGGTCGATATATCGTATGGAGGAGAGAATGGTTTCAACCAGGCCATTGAGCTTTCAGCAGAAGTGCTGTCCAATGTCAAGTTCATCCAAGAAAAGAAACTAATAGGTAGTTGATTTACGGGCTTGATAAAGGAAGTGGAcatgctggcaaaaaaaaaattgtgacataaAACACTGggctttggtgttttttttttttttctatggtgtGGTGACCTGTGTCTCTGATTTCAGGCCGATACTTTGATGAGATCAGTCAGGACACAGGGAAGTATTGTTTTGGAGTTGAAGACACACTCAAAGCGCTAGAGATGGGAGCGGTGGAGATTCTTATAGTTTACGAGAACCTGGACACTATGCGTTATGTCCTACGCTGTCATGGAGAAAATACTACACCAGAAAATGGTATACACAACCTAAACTCCTCTCACAGTTTCACAAAACTTGCTAAATATAAAAGGcttcttttctcattttaatttaatttttaaatattttttgtaatcagATGAAAAGATACTGTATCTGACACCGGAACAGGAGAAGGACAAGTCTCATTTCACTGACAAGGAGGTAAGTAAAACCACGTCAATCAAATTCAGATTATGAGATTCagcaaattgtatttattttgaaaaaagtaatgtaGAAGCAACAATAGCCATAACTACTTCCCCCGAGTGACTTTCTTGTGGAGATTAAGTGCAATACTCAAGCAACCAATGATCAATACTCATGGCCTGAAATCAGATCAGCAGCCTATGTGTTGGAACACTTGATCTTTAGACTGTCTTCAGTCCATTAGTACCAAGCTCATTGCAGT is a genomic window of Cyprinus carpio isolate SPL01 chromosome B10, ASM1834038v1, whole genome shotgun sequence containing:
- the LOC109099005 gene encoding eukaryotic peptide chain release factor subunit 1 — encoded protein: MADDPSAADRNVEIWKIKKLIKSLEAARGNGTSMISLIIPPKDQISRVAKMLADEFGTASNIKSRVNRLSVLGAITSVQQRLKLYNKVPPNGLVVYCGTIVTEEGKEKKVNIDFEPFKPINTSLYLCDNKFHTEALTALLSDDSKFGFIVIDGSGALFGTLQGNTREVLHKFTVDLPKKHGRGGQSALRFARLRMEKRHNYVRKVAETAVQLFVSNDKVNVAGLVLAGSADFKTELSQSDMFDPRLQAKVLKLVDISYGGENGFNQAIELSAEVLSNVKFIQEKKLIGRYFDEISQDTGKYCFGVEDTLKALEMGAVEILIVYENLDTMRYVLRCHGENTTPENDEKILYLTPEQEKDKSHFTDKETGQEHELIESMPLLEWFANSYKKFGATLEIVTDKSQEGSQFVKGFGGIGGILRYRVDFQGMEYQGDDDEFFDLDDY
- the LOC109098995 gene encoding short transient receptor potential channel 7-like, which gives rise to MGEKSDMHAKEQFIMSHAALCTIPLALSAGDADIAAADAERGAPDTHGEEFTYSDRSACCRPDRPMLNRCMTLPGTLIETDPTKTELSDLHQVEGSRHEFGMSDDDLDYHVHHHWHPQESNSHYSEGDSAPPEREVRGAGYMFSERGTSLTEEEERFLDAAEYGNIPVVRKMLEESKTLNVNCVDYMGQNALQLAVGNEHLEVTELLLKKEGLARVGDALLLAISKGYVRIVEAILAHPAFEGGLRLTLSPLEQQLRDDDFYAYDEDGTRFSQDITPMILAAHCKEYEIVHILLLKGARIEKPHDYFCKCGECAEKQKQDSFSHSRSRMNAYKGLASAAYLSLSSEDPVLTALQLSNELAQLANIETEFKNDYRKLSMQCKDFVVGVLDLCRNTEEVEAILNGDVDQTPPSEHHRPCLSRVKLAINYEVKKFVAHPNCQQQLLTLWYENLSGLRQQSIGVKCWTVLGVMVGLPFLAIAYWIMPCSKVGQVLRSPFMKFVAHAVSFTLFLCLLVLNASDRFAGVKNLPNETITDHPRQIFRIKTTQFSWTEMLIMEWVLGMIWTECKEVWADGPREYIMHLWNVLDFGMLSVFVASFTARFMAFLRASHAQLYVDLYVTNADLINASLPEDVAYFTYARNRWLPSDPQLISEGLYSIAVVLSFSRIAYVLPANESFGPLQISLGRTVKDIFKFMVIFIMVFLAFMIGMFNLYSYYLGAKYNPAFTTVEESFKTLFWSIFGLSEVISVVLKYDHKFIENIGYVLFGVYNVTMVVVLLNMLIAMINHSYQEIEEDADVEWKFARAKLWLSYFDEGSTLPPPFNLIPSPKSFYYMAQRTKACLVSLCKARVRSNSSQQDVGMANSRSKLGRFRPYHAQEGFTVRNPIKHPTRYQKLMKRLIKRYVLKAQIDSESDEINEGELKEIKQDISSLRYELLEEKSQATEELAELIQELGDKLSKGTKRP